Proteins from one Leptospira fletcheri genomic window:
- a CDS encoding mechanosensitive ion channel family protein, which produces MKEIEWRIFLESHWMIGLSVAITGILFGYIFGSFLVPKLLQALTEVKLDKKHPLYLALRSLIRYSFFFIGLYIALHALSVPPQFKQHAFLYMKVFAIVVLSFSLAEVAAGFFELFSSRNGGLLSSASILSNILRAAILLLGCLAILQAFGISVAPALTALGVGGLAVALGLQETLSNLFAGLEILLGKKVKVGDFISLETGEEGYIEDINWRSTSLRKLNGSTVIVPNSKMSKTTFTNYKLPSSVVYVNVPVSISYSNDLPKVEQICIETAESVLQAVYGSVSKTKPTVRFQSLGSSNIDLAVTFELKEITDQYLLKSEFIKSLHAKFKSEGIEFPTASQNKPK; this is translated from the coding sequence ATGAAAGAAATTGAATGGCGTATCTTCCTAGAGTCTCACTGGATGATCGGATTATCCGTCGCGATCACAGGAATCCTTTTCGGGTATATTTTCGGCAGCTTTCTCGTACCGAAACTCCTGCAAGCTCTGACCGAAGTCAAGCTGGACAAAAAACATCCTTTGTATCTGGCCTTGCGTTCATTGATTCGTTATTCTTTCTTTTTTATCGGGCTATATATCGCCTTACACGCGCTTTCCGTTCCTCCCCAATTCAAACAGCACGCATTTCTGTACATGAAAGTCTTCGCGATCGTGGTTCTCAGCTTTTCCTTAGCGGAGGTGGCCGCCGGGTTCTTCGAACTCTTCTCCTCCAGAAACGGTGGACTACTCTCCTCCGCCTCCATTCTGAGCAATATCCTTCGCGCGGCCATTCTGTTACTCGGGTGTTTGGCGATCTTACAGGCGTTCGGAATTTCCGTGGCCCCCGCCTTAACCGCATTAGGCGTAGGAGGATTAGCTGTGGCTTTAGGATTGCAGGAAACCCTATCGAATCTCTTTGCGGGATTGGAGATACTTTTAGGAAAGAAAGTGAAAGTCGGAGATTTCATCTCTCTCGAAACGGGCGAGGAAGGATATATAGAGGACATCAATTGGAGAAGCACCTCTCTCCGCAAATTGAACGGAAGCACTGTCATCGTTCCGAATTCTAAGATGTCCAAAACCACGTTTACCAATTATAAACTTCCGTCCTCCGTCGTTTACGTGAATGTTCCGGTTTCCATCTCCTATTCCAACGACCTACCGAAGGTGGAACAAATTTGCATAGAAACCGCAGAATCCGTCCTTCAAGCCGTCTACGGAAGCGTGTCGAAAACGAAACCGACCGTTCGATTCCAATCTCTGGGTTCATCTAATATCGATTTGGCGGTGACCTTCGAATTGAAAGAAATCACCGATCAATACTTATTGAAATCGGAATTCATAAAATCCTTGCACGCAAAATTCAAATCGGAAGGAATCGAATTTCCGACGGCATCCCAAAACAAACCTAAGTAG
- a CDS encoding LA_0991 family prenyltransferase-like protein — translation MFPSNKKDLWFYIHVLSLDICLGVSGSGAYAATVTGAKMKWAWWLLLPLSVWVVYTVDHLLDGWRIGTDSVNPRHSFHHKHAKILMFFAGSGIVVCGAVSFLFLREIVFIGGLVLAFAALGHLLLAAWGGIRMGKEFSVAFIYTLGVWFGPIAVVGFRSWTVVLLLSLFFGGTVLNLIMNSLMEAELDEKEGQSYLLRIFSREKVRDWVLRFSLLGTLSSVLLAGWTKRFEPKESAVACLFAAALCAVPGIILRFSEFFSGSQRYRLLGEGIYVLGFLPWLVHW, via the coding sequence ATGTTTCCATCGAACAAAAAAGACCTATGGTTTTATATCCATGTGCTCAGCTTGGATATTTGCCTGGGAGTATCGGGCTCGGGCGCTTACGCCGCGACAGTGACCGGCGCAAAGATGAAATGGGCCTGGTGGCTTTTACTACCTTTAAGCGTCTGGGTGGTCTACACGGTAGATCATCTGCTCGACGGCTGGAGAATAGGAACCGATTCGGTAAATCCCAGACATTCCTTTCATCATAAACATGCAAAAATTTTAATGTTCTTCGCAGGATCGGGGATCGTCGTTTGCGGGGCGGTTTCCTTTCTTTTTCTGAGAGAGATCGTTTTTATAGGCGGCTTAGTTCTGGCTTTCGCGGCATTAGGACATCTTCTTCTTGCGGCCTGGGGCGGGATACGCATGGGCAAGGAATTTTCGGTGGCCTTTATCTATACCTTAGGAGTTTGGTTCGGCCCGATTGCGGTGGTAGGATTCCGCTCCTGGACGGTCGTTCTTCTGCTTTCGCTTTTTTTCGGGGGAACGGTCCTGAATCTGATTATGAATTCATTGATGGAAGCGGAACTCGACGAAAAAGAAGGCCAATCCTATCTATTGCGTATCTTTTCCCGGGAAAAAGTCAGAGATTGGGTTCTCAGATTTTCCCTGCTCGGAACACTGTCTTCCGTTCTGCTCGCAGGATGGACCAAGAGATTCGAACCGAAAGAATCCGCAGTCGCGTGTTTATTTGCGGCGGCACTCTGCGCAGTGCCCGGAATCATCCTACGGTTCTCCGAATTTTTTTCGGGCTCTCAGAGATACAGATTATTGGGAGAAGGAATCTATGTTTTGGGATTCCTTCCTTGGCTGGTCCATTGGTGA
- a CDS encoding FecR domain-containing protein: MISWRSYVREIQVGILCTFVFTGSLFLLYRESKIRSGSQKEALGNVSFRYRTAQRKFSDRMLWEDLDQGMSVFDRDSVRTDEASEAVVFLNSGTQIELDPQSMVVLQLKENREILELGEGTLFVQSRKILSVVSGKEDFEAKADSEFQISKSPDGFSLNVRKGEVAWREGGVSKATVSEGEEAWNGSKTNKNWILSLPEESYRFFPQENEQSVEFRWEGGNDGVWELSSTRDFHKTLESVPVSDRIHRRKFQEGIYFWRVRSNDRQRTSEVRKFRVVPNPPPELSYPKKDGMQEDRTVSFTWVKQKIASAYKLQISKESNFSDAMESQVFRTNFSLTLDPGTYYWRVVSYTNLPGTDAFSEVRRFSVVGPVEPKSAKPVEISEVRSKAQETDSVSLEFPKKGSVVDMTGRESLLFRWKSKDSAKHPEWKFRLYVRKSGKDELVYERSVKGDRFSFRDLEKLDIGTFFWSVRSENDPTFGSEAEFKIQLRENLEAPETKASGARP, translated from the coding sequence ATGATTTCTTGGAGATCCTATGTCCGTGAAATCCAGGTCGGTATCCTTTGCACCTTCGTTTTTACCGGTTCGTTGTTCTTATTGTACCGCGAATCCAAGATTCGGAGCGGTTCGCAAAAGGAAGCGCTGGGGAACGTATCGTTTCGATACAGGACGGCACAACGGAAATTTTCGGATCGAATGCTATGGGAGGATCTGGACCAAGGAATGTCCGTATTCGATAGGGATTCCGTCCGAACGGATGAGGCTTCCGAAGCCGTAGTGTTTCTGAATTCGGGTACTCAGATCGAACTGGATCCCCAATCGATGGTGGTACTGCAGTTAAAGGAAAATCGGGAGATACTCGAATTGGGGGAAGGTACGTTGTTCGTACAAAGTAGAAAAATTCTTTCCGTCGTTTCCGGAAAAGAGGATTTCGAAGCCAAAGCAGATTCCGAATTTCAGATCAGTAAATCGCCCGACGGATTCTCCCTGAACGTGAGGAAAGGGGAAGTCGCTTGGAGAGAAGGTGGAGTTTCCAAAGCCACCGTTTCCGAGGGAGAAGAGGCGTGGAACGGATCCAAGACGAATAAGAATTGGATTCTCTCATTGCCGGAGGAATCCTACCGTTTCTTTCCGCAGGAAAACGAGCAGTCCGTGGAATTCCGTTGGGAGGGAGGAAACGACGGTGTATGGGAGCTTTCTTCTACCAGGGATTTTCACAAAACGCTGGAATCGGTTCCCGTTTCCGATAGGATCCATCGTCGGAAGTTCCAAGAAGGGATTTATTTTTGGAGGGTTCGTTCTAACGATCGGCAGCGAACTTCCGAAGTTCGCAAGTTCCGAGTCGTTCCCAATCCTCCGCCCGAACTTTCTTATCCGAAGAAGGATGGTATGCAGGAGGATCGGACGGTATCCTTTACTTGGGTGAAACAGAAAATCGCAAGCGCTTACAAACTCCAAATTTCCAAGGAATCGAATTTTTCGGATGCGATGGAATCCCAGGTGTTTCGGACGAATTTCTCCCTGACTCTAGATCCCGGCACATATTATTGGAGAGTGGTTTCGTACACGAATCTTCCCGGTACGGATGCGTTTTCGGAAGTACGTAGATTTTCCGTGGTCGGACCCGTGGAACCCAAGTCCGCGAAGCCGGTCGAGATTTCCGAGGTCCGGTCGAAAGCACAGGAAACGGATTCCGTCTCCCTCGAATTTCCTAAAAAGGGTTCCGTAGTGGACATGACCGGGAGAGAAAGTCTTCTTTTCCGATGGAAGAGTAAGGATTCGGCAAAACATCCGGAATGGAAATTTCGTCTATATGTACGCAAGTCCGGAAAAGACGAATTGGTTTATGAGCGGAGCGTAAAGGGGGATCGCTTTTCCTTCCGCGATCTTGAAAAATTGGATATCGGGACCTTTTTCTGGTCCGTG
- a CDS encoding porin OmpL1, with the protein MVRNISKAMLVFAVLFSAASVSAKSYVFGSLGTQFDLGQLGGTITKDGLDASSYYDVQSSTGTTGVAPRRAIIPENRLITLQHTTNGLISAKTGGAMTGGVISFGYEKDFGKAFFWRVSGNYTRKIMGGDTTAKFAGYEYYNIHWDYNAVQIPVNVGIKLSVSEDASIYIGAGIHYFKGGWSLAGSNHAEDVHQYLAATLGPTNTITNLVADGTSPQANWENTRFSVAGFAPNWLIGAQARLTDKGHFFMEAETLYSFQYGVGHTRSLGGIISLAPTPAYPIVLGGTQYRFGYKVEL; encoded by the coding sequence ATGGTTCGTAACATTAGCAAAGCTATGCTTGTCTTTGCCGTACTTTTTTCGGCAGCTAGCGTAAGCGCAAAATCATATGTCTTCGGAAGCCTTGGTACTCAGTTCGACCTAGGCCAACTCGGAGGCACAATCACAAAAGACGGTCTGGATGCATCTAGTTATTATGACGTTCAGTCTTCAACTGGAACGACTGGGGTTGCTCCTCGCCGGGCAATTATCCCTGAGAACCGCTTGATTACTCTGCAACACACGACGAACGGACTCATCAGTGCGAAAACCGGAGGAGCCATGACCGGTGGAGTGATCTCTTTCGGATATGAAAAAGACTTTGGAAAAGCCTTTTTCTGGAGAGTTTCAGGTAACTATACCAGAAAGATCATGGGTGGAGATACGACTGCGAAGTTTGCAGGATATGAATACTATAACATTCACTGGGATTATAATGCAGTTCAAATTCCCGTGAACGTCGGTATCAAACTTTCCGTTTCGGAAGACGCTTCCATCTACATCGGAGCAGGGATCCACTATTTCAAAGGCGGCTGGAGCCTTGCAGGTAGTAACCACGCGGAAGATGTACACCAATACTTAGCGGCAACTCTCGGTCCGACGAACACGATTACGAATTTAGTCGCCGACGGAACCAGCCCGCAAGCGAACTGGGAAAACACTCGTTTCAGCGTGGCAGGATTTGCTCCGAACTGGTTGATCGGAGCGCAAGCGAGACTTACGGACAAAGGACACTTCTTTATGGAAGCTGAAACCCTTTACTCGTTCCAATACGGTGTCGGACATACTCGCTCCTTGGGCGGTATCATCAGCTTAGCTCCTACTCCGGCTTATCCGATCGTATTGGGAGGAACCCAATACCGCTTCGGATACAAAGTCGAGCTGTAA
- a CDS encoding SPOR domain-containing protein, whose product MKEKVFYVINLDNKRIALLSMFLIALLFSFFFLGVSIGRKKGHVQEDLSLNQGFESSSSSVPTSVQPAPVASNSLASGNPLKEEEIKFRNLPPGTEVVDLRAETASKKEDPAKLAPEAPAEPHKEKKIVKREKDSKKGGTSSVAQKSSRKHEGGFYVQVAAFKGKEKADELKSSLGGKSYVKKTKNGYYTVRMGNFSSREDADGSMKKLPSNLRGNALITKE is encoded by the coding sequence ATGAAGGAAAAGGTATTCTACGTAATCAATCTGGACAACAAGAGAATCGCGCTCTTATCCATGTTCTTAATCGCACTTCTCTTTTCTTTTTTCTTCTTAGGCGTTTCTATCGGAAGAAAAAAAGGACATGTGCAAGAAGATCTTTCCCTGAACCAGGGATTCGAATCTTCTTCTTCCTCCGTTCCGACCTCGGTACAACCTGCGCCGGTCGCGTCCAACTCTCTTGCCTCGGGAAATCCGCTTAAGGAAGAAGAGATCAAATTCCGAAACCTTCCTCCCGGAACGGAAGTCGTAGATCTGCGCGCGGAGACCGCGTCCAAAAAAGAAGATCCTGCGAAACTAGCTCCGGAAGCTCCTGCCGAACCGCACAAAGAGAAAAAAATCGTCAAAAGAGAAAAGGATTCCAAAAAAGGCGGAACTTCTTCCGTCGCACAGAAATCTTCCCGCAAACACGAAGGAGGATTTTACGTCCAAGTCGCAGCCTTCAAAGGAAAAGAAAAAGCGGACGAATTAAAATCCTCCTTGGGCGGAAAGTCTTACGTAAAAAAAACGAAGAACGGTTATTATACGGTTCGAATGGGAAACTTTTCTTCCCGCGAAGATGCTGACGGTTCGATGAAAAAACTTCCGTCTAACTTAAGAGGAAACGCTCTAATCACAAAGGAGTAA
- a CDS encoding protein-L-isoaspartate O-methyltransferase — translation MVRSQILSRGISDVEVLRAMRSVPRHLFLPAEKRDLSYLDKAVPIGFGQTISQPYIVAYILEQLSLSRGDRVLEVGTGSGYLTALLLELGADLVSVEIVPELYRRARETLAIWKSNRVKNRILFCGDAFEFAGRKNRYVRLVSSACLPEVPGREHPFFLCLEEEGIAVLPILQKKGIQFLITLKKRNDSWKESDRIPVQFVPLTGKGKGFDDKE, via the coding sequence ATGGTTCGGAGCCAAATTCTTTCTAGAGGAATCTCGGATGTAGAGGTACTTCGAGCGATGCGATCCGTTCCTCGTCATCTTTTTTTGCCTGCTGAAAAAAGGGATCTCTCTTATCTGGACAAAGCAGTTCCGATCGGCTTCGGTCAGACCATCTCGCAACCTTATATCGTCGCGTATATTCTGGAACAGCTTTCCCTATCTCGTGGAGATCGTGTGCTGGAAGTGGGCACCGGTTCGGGGTATCTTACGGCTCTCTTGCTGGAGTTGGGAGCGGATCTCGTCTCCGTCGAGATCGTACCCGAATTGTATCGTCGCGCGAGGGAAACCTTAGCGATCTGGAAATCGAATCGAGTGAAAAATCGGATTCTTTTTTGCGGCGATGCATTCGAATTTGCGGGAAGGAAAAACCGCTATGTTCGTCTTGTATCCTCTGCCTGTTTGCCGGAGGTTCCGGGAAGAGAGCATCCTTTCTTTCTTTGTTTAGAGGAAGAAGGGATTGCTGTGCTTCCGATCCTGCAAAAAAAGGGGATCCAATTCCTGATTACATTAAAAAAACGGAATGATTCCTGGAAGGAATCCGATCGAATTCCCGTACAGTTCGTGCCTTTGACCGGAAAAGGAAAAGGATTCGACGATAAGGAATAA
- a CDS encoding adenylate/guanylate cyclase domain-containing protein, translating into MLEYALDSGLSLYAQRFTPESEEIEPWLEEVHSYGIREVILWGSPNEAASWKKNAVFRKLIQTLRSEGISLTTLDGSKFKSGVASEEKLEHYLRGLGKKNSVLVWYSLDEAEKILGVLKDRFQPKEHRRTQPFSPVTKKPRVGKPSSGGGYGKSGKDASEKETFRPSRITIRVKLLSIVSVIVVFSMGLMIYLATSLFRNYTVSLIQEYNLSLARLTGLQVGLRIRELSGKAAEFYERIPISHQAPGPVKNSLGPGFLETYFNSSPRILAWGRMSGEDIRLFLNPRFLKEFRLDEAIILEKWNSLSKEERTRLVLSESGILQVSNLSPKFGFPLALFSEGKKGGKEASFFLLSPNDLWESARSALQTDLFNIWVVDSQGKLVAHTDETEAMSSRDYSKNPLVQFLLRNPTDNGSRTVNFDGKEILGSFQQLEDGNLAVVSSIEAEKAFEAVYKIRRQNLYILLCVLSLAFLVVFLFSRTLTVPIINLLSATRQIERGNYRVAIRPVTRDEVGVLTNSFLRMARGLEEREKIKDTFGKFVNEAIAERALAGEVSLGGETKEVAVFFSDLRNFTGMSEKMKPSEVVEFLNAYFTEMVECIYLTEGIVDKFIGDAIMAHWGALYSDGHDTRNAVNTGLLMRNALLEFNKVGEKIGRPKARFGCGINTGPVVVGQIGSEKKFEFTVIGDAVNLASRIEYLTKDFGTDILISASSYEQVKDHYHFETLPPVWIRGKEEPQNLYAVLGWKEDPDCPKSLEEVRRICGIPAPQGPSKALA; encoded by the coding sequence GTGCTCGAATATGCTTTGGATTCTGGACTTTCCCTTTACGCCCAAAGGTTTACTCCCGAATCGGAAGAGATAGAACCTTGGTTAGAGGAAGTGCATTCCTACGGGATCCGGGAAGTCATTCTCTGGGGAAGCCCCAACGAGGCTGCCTCTTGGAAAAAAAACGCAGTTTTTCGTAAGCTGATCCAGACGTTAAGATCGGAAGGGATTTCTTTGACGACTTTGGACGGATCCAAATTCAAATCCGGTGTCGCTTCCGAAGAAAAGCTGGAACATTACCTAAGAGGTTTGGGAAAGAAGAATTCGGTTCTCGTCTGGTATTCCCTGGACGAGGCGGAAAAAATCCTGGGAGTTCTTAAAGACCGTTTCCAACCGAAGGAGCATCGCCGCACGCAGCCGTTTTCTCCGGTCACGAAGAAGCCGCGGGTCGGAAAACCGAGTTCTGGAGGCGGCTACGGAAAATCCGGAAAGGATGCTTCGGAGAAGGAGACCTTCCGTCCTTCCAGGATCACGATCCGAGTCAAACTTCTCTCCATCGTATCCGTCATCGTCGTATTCAGCATGGGGCTGATGATCTATTTGGCGACCTCCCTTTTTCGGAATTATACGGTTTCTCTGATCCAGGAGTATAACCTGAGTTTGGCCAGATTGACGGGACTACAGGTGGGCTTAAGGATCCGGGAACTCTCGGGCAAAGCGGCGGAATTCTACGAAAGAATTCCGATTTCGCATCAGGCTCCCGGACCGGTAAAAAATTCCTTAGGACCGGGCTTCTTGGAGACCTATTTCAACTCTTCGCCTAGGATTCTCGCATGGGGAAGGATGTCGGGAGAGGATATTCGGCTATTTCTGAATCCGAGATTCCTGAAGGAATTCAGGTTGGACGAGGCAATCATTTTAGAAAAATGGAATTCTCTTAGCAAGGAGGAGAGGACCAGGTTGGTCTTGTCCGAATCCGGGATTCTGCAAGTCTCGAACCTGAGTCCGAAATTCGGATTCCCCCTCGCTCTATTTTCGGAAGGCAAAAAAGGAGGTAAGGAAGCCAGTTTTTTCCTGCTTTCTCCCAACGACCTATGGGAATCTGCCAGGTCCGCTTTGCAGACGGATCTTTTCAATATTTGGGTTGTCGATTCGCAGGGAAAATTGGTGGCACATACCGACGAGACCGAAGCGATGTCTTCCAGGGATTATTCCAAAAATCCTCTCGTGCAATTTCTTTTACGCAATCCCACGGATAACGGTTCTCGAACCGTTAATTTCGACGGTAAAGAGATTCTAGGTTCTTTCCAACAGTTGGAGGATGGAAACCTAGCGGTGGTTTCCTCGATCGAGGCGGAGAAAGCATTCGAAGCCGTGTACAAGATTCGGAGGCAAAACCTCTACATTCTGTTATGCGTCCTATCGCTGGCGTTCCTGGTCGTATTTCTTTTTTCCAGAACCCTCACCGTTCCTATTATAAATCTATTAAGCGCTACTAGACAGATCGAGAGAGGGAATTATCGGGTTGCGATCCGCCCGGTTACCAGAGACGAAGTAGGAGTATTGACGAATTCCTTCCTAAGAATGGCCCGTGGATTGGAGGAACGGGAAAAAATCAAGGATACCTTCGGTAAGTTCGTAAACGAAGCGATCGCGGAACGGGCTCTCGCGGGAGAAGTCTCCTTGGGAGGAGAAACCAAGGAAGTTGCGGTCTTCTTTTCGGACCTTCGCAATTTTACCGGCATGTCCGAAAAAATGAAGCCGAGCGAGGTGGTGGAATTTCTGAATGCGTACTTCACCGAAATGGTGGAATGCATCTATCTTACGGAAGGAATCGTGGATAAGTTCATCGGGGACGCGATCATGGCGCATTGGGGAGCCCTGTATTCGGACGGCCACGACACCCGAAACGCCGTGAACACCGGCCTGCTGATGCGCAATGCGCTTCTGGAATTCAACAAAGTCGGAGAAAAAATAGGACGTCCCAAGGCAAGATTCGGTTGCGGAATCAACACCGGGCCTGTGGTCGTCGGTCAGATCGGTTCCGAAAAGAAATTCGAATTTACCGTCATCGGCGACGCCGTGAATCTCGCTTCAAGGATCGAGTACCTGACTAAGGATTTCGGTACGGACATACTGATCTCCGCGTCCTCGTACGAACAGGTAAAAGATCACTATCATTTCGAGACTCTTCCTCCTGTATGGATTCGGGGAAAAGAGGAACCTCAGAACCTGTATGCGGTTCTCGGTTGGAAAGAGGACCCGGATTGTCCTAAGAGTTTGGAAGAGGTCCGCAGGATCTGCGGGATTCCCGCGCCGCAGGGACCATCCAAGGCTTTGGCGTAA
- the thiC gene encoding phosphomethylpyrimidine synthase ThiC yields MDPIQNEFASKYEIPRKEIRLTDGTKYEAYTTEGPWGNPRDPKEFHTGIPKLREAWIRNREKDSNHSQMYYAKRGIITEEMRYVGLREGFDPEFVRSEIARGRAILPSNKKHPELEPMIIGRNFLVKINANIGNSALSSSIEEEVEKLRWAVRWGADTVMDLSTGKNIHETREWILRNSPVPIGTVPIYQALEKVKGKAENLNIGVFLETLEEQAEQGVDYFTIHSGVLLRYIPLTAKRTTGIVSRGGSIIAKWCLSHHKENFLYERFDEICKVMKKYGVSFSLGDGLRPGSIADANDEAQFGELRTLGELTQKAWEEDIQVMIEGPGHVPMHLIKENVDLQMEICKEAPFYTLGPLVTDIAPGYDHITSAIGAAIIGWHGTAMLCYVTPKEHLGLPDKEDVKQGVIAYKIAAHAADLAKGHPGAKQRDDLLSKARFEFRWEDQFALSLDPETAQSFHDETLPQDRMKTAHFCSMCGPHFCSMHLTQELRKYAEEKGISEEAAITAGMKEKSEEFLEKGASVYIAP; encoded by the coding sequence ATGGACCCGATCCAAAACGAATTCGCATCTAAATACGAAATCCCCCGTAAGGAAATCCGGTTAACGGATGGAACAAAATACGAGGCATACACGACGGAAGGACCTTGGGGAAACCCGAGAGATCCCAAAGAATTTCATACGGGCATTCCGAAATTACGAGAAGCCTGGATTCGAAATCGAGAAAAAGACTCAAACCATTCCCAGATGTACTACGCGAAAAGAGGAATCATTACGGAAGAAATGAGATATGTAGGTCTTCGGGAAGGATTCGATCCCGAATTCGTGCGTTCCGAAATCGCAAGAGGGAGGGCGATTCTCCCTTCCAATAAAAAACACCCTGAGTTGGAACCCATGATTATAGGCCGGAATTTTCTGGTCAAAATCAACGCAAACATCGGAAATTCCGCATTGTCTTCCTCCATCGAAGAGGAGGTGGAAAAGTTGAGATGGGCAGTCCGTTGGGGAGCGGATACCGTCATGGATCTGTCCACGGGAAAAAACATCCATGAAACCAGAGAATGGATCCTTCGCAATTCACCCGTTCCTATAGGAACCGTGCCGATTTACCAGGCTCTGGAAAAGGTAAAGGGGAAAGCGGAGAATCTCAACATCGGAGTCTTTCTGGAAACCTTGGAGGAACAGGCCGAGCAAGGAGTGGATTATTTTACGATTCATTCCGGAGTCCTGTTGAGATACATTCCTCTGACCGCAAAAAGAACGACGGGAATCGTTTCTAGGGGAGGATCTATCATCGCTAAATGGTGTCTGTCTCATCATAAGGAAAATTTCCTGTACGAAAGATTCGACGAGATCTGCAAGGTCATGAAAAAATACGGGGTTTCCTTTTCTCTAGGCGACGGGCTGCGTCCCGGTAGTATCGCCGATGCCAACGACGAGGCTCAATTCGGAGAATTGAGAACGTTAGGCGAATTGACCCAAAAGGCTTGGGAAGAGGATATCCAGGTAATGATAGAAGGGCCGGGCCACGTACCGATGCATCTCATCAAGGAAAATGTGGACCTTCAGATGGAGATCTGCAAAGAAGCTCCTTTCTACACCTTAGGCCCTCTAGTGACGGACATTGCTCCGGGATACGATCATATCACTTCCGCTATCGGCGCCGCCATCATAGGCTGGCACGGGACGGCTATGCTCTGTTATGTGACTCCGAAAGAGCACCTCGGCCTCCCCGATAAGGAGGACGTAAAACAAGGAGTGATCGCGTACAAAATCGCCGCTCACGCAGCCGATCTCGCCAAGGGACATCCTGGTGCAAAACAAAGAGACGATCTGTTGAGTAAGGCGCGCTTTGAATTCCGCTGGGAGGACCAGTTCGCGCTTTCCTTGGACCCGGAGACGGCGCAGTCATTCCACGACGAAACCCTGCCTCAGGATCGGATGAAGACGGCACATTTCTGTTCCATGTGCGGTCCCCATTTCTGCTCCATGCATCTGACTCAGGAACTCAGAAAATACGCCGAGGAAAAAGGAATTTCCGAAGAAGCCGCGATTACCGCGGGCATGAAGGAAAAATCGGAGGAGTTTCTGGAAAAAGGTGCGAGCGTTTATATCGCTCCTTGA
- the coaE gene encoding dephospho-CoA kinase (Dephospho-CoA kinase (CoaE) performs the final step in coenzyme A biosynthesis.) produces the protein MSQIPAREDHAFLVGITGMIGGGKSTAAKILEELGAFRISADEIARKYTDPDSPIADRLVEVLGTEILGESGKPDRKKIANLVFGNREKLEELNRLVHPRIREEFRKILKEKAGGRMVAWEVPLLFETDSYLLCDSTVCVVSDPNTSLLRAAARDGISLEEAEMRAKNQLTLEEKAKRADSIIRNLGNLEDLRQECVKLFAELKGRMK, from the coding sequence ATGTCGCAAATTCCGGCAAGAGAAGACCACGCTTTTCTGGTCGGAATCACGGGGATGATCGGAGGGGGAAAGTCCACTGCGGCGAAAATCCTAGAGGAATTGGGAGCCTTTCGGATCAGCGCGGACGAAATCGCACGAAAATACACGGATCCGGACAGTCCCATTGCCGACCGTCTTGTGGAAGTGCTGGGAACGGAAATTTTAGGGGAATCGGGCAAACCGGACAGAAAAAAAATCGCGAACCTTGTATTCGGAAATCGGGAAAAACTAGAAGAGCTAAACCGGTTAGTGCATCCTCGGATCCGGGAAGAGTTCCGTAAAATTCTGAAAGAAAAGGCGGGAGGAAGAATGGTGGCTTGGGAAGTACCTCTTTTGTTCGAAACCGATTCTTATCTTCTCTGCGACTCGACCGTTTGTGTGGTTTCCGACCCAAATACCTCTCTGCTCCGGGCGGCTGCACGAGACGGAATCTCCCTGGAAGAGGCCGAAATGCGCGCAAAAAACCAACTGACTCTCGAGGAAAAAGCGAAACGGGCCGATTCTATCATTAGGAATCTAGGGAACCTCGAGGATCTACGACAGGAATGCGTTAAATTATTCGCGGAATTAAAAGGCAGGATGAAATGA